In Mercurialis annua linkage group LG5, ddMerAnnu1.2, whole genome shotgun sequence, a single genomic region encodes these proteins:
- the LOC126683026 gene encoding uncharacterized protein LOC126683026 isoform X1, producing MLTSKAALDKVYKHCSSFSRISFITNKNMDDSSCYSHYANKTQETVFWCGQRGNVFQDAVGNQTHARMTRNPLQFDNGRQNWHLSRHPYSSQSYDAPKSGFSDKVLKDIPEYVKIVEVGPRDGLQNEKDVVPTAVKVELIRKLVSSGLPVVEATSFVSPKWVPQLADAKDVMTAIRYFEHARFPVLIPNLKGFEAAVAAGAKEVAIFASASESFSKSNINCSIEDSLVRYSDVALAARKLSIPIRGYISCVVGCPVEGMISPSKVAHVAKCLCDMGCSEISLGDTIGVGTPGTVIPMLEAVMDVIPVDKLAVHFHDTYGQALSNILASLQLGITTVDSSVSGLGGCPYAKGASGNVATEDVVYMLNGLGVKTNVDLQKVMLAGSFICNHLGRPSGSKTAIALSKIKAHSSKL from the exons ATGTTAACATCAAAGGCAGCTTTAGATAAAGTTTACAAGCACTGCTCCTCCTTTTCGCGAATTTCGTTTATCACTAATAAAAATATGGATGATAGCAGCTGCTACTCCCACTATGCAAA CAAAACACAGGAGACCGTATTTTGGTGTGGGCAAAGAGGAAATGTATTTCAGGATGCTGTCGGGAATCAAACACATGCACGCATGACTCGGAATCCTCTGCAATTTGATAATGGTCGACAGAATTGGCATTTGTCTAGGCATCCATATAGTTCCCAATCATATGACGCACCTAAATCGGGTTTTTCGGATAAG GTTTTAAAAGACATCCCAGAATATGTGAAAATAGTTGAAGTGGGCCCGAGGGATGGATTACAAAATGAGAAGGATGTTGTGCCAACTGCGGTAAAGGTTGAGTTGATTAGAAAGCTAGTTTCTTCAGGCTTGCCTGTTGTTGAGGCCACAAGTTTTGTGTCACCAAAATGGGTACCACAG CTAGCCGACGCAAAGGATGTGATGACGGCAATTAGGTACTTTGAACATGCTCGATTTCCTGTATTAATTCCTAATTTGAAA GGTTTTGAAGCAGCTGTTGCTGCCGGGGCAAAAGAAGTTGCCATCTTTGCATCAGCCTCGGAATCATTTTCTAAGTCAAATATCAATTGCAGCATTGAAGATAGTCTGGTTCGTTACAGTGATGTCGCACTTGCTGCCAGAAAACTTTCAATTCCTATTCGTGG ATATATATCATGCGTTGTGGGGTGTCCAGTGGAGGGAATGATATCTCCATCAAAAGTTGCTCATGTGGCTAAATGTCTCTGTGATATGGGTTGCTCAGAAATTTCTCTAGGTGATACAATTGGTGTGGGTACTCCAG GTACTGTCATTCCAATGCTTGAAGCTGTTATGGATGTTATACCTGTTGATAAGCTTGCTGTTCACTTTCATGACACTTATGGGCAAGCTCTTTCAAATATTCTAGCATCGCTTCAA CTGGGGATTACCACCGTTGATTCATCAGTTTCTGGACTTGGGGGTTGCCCATATGCTAAAGGGGCCTCTGGTAATGTTGCTACTGAAGATGTTGTTTACATGCTAAATGGTCTTGGAGTAAAGACCAACGTCGATCTCCAGAAAGTAATGTTAGCTGGGAGTTTCATCTGCAACCATTTGGGACGCCCATCTGGCTCTAAGACAGCAATTGCCTTGAGTAAAATCAAAGCTCATTCCTCCAAACTTTAA
- the LOC126683026 gene encoding hydroxymethylglutaryl-CoA lyase, mitochondrial-like isoform X2 translates to MTRNPLQFDNGRQNWHLSRHPYSSQSYDAPKSGFSDKVLKDIPEYVKIVEVGPRDGLQNEKDVVPTAVKVELIRKLVSSGLPVVEATSFVSPKWVPQLADAKDVMTAIRYFEHARFPVLIPNLKGFEAAVAAGAKEVAIFASASESFSKSNINCSIEDSLVRYSDVALAARKLSIPIRGYISCVVGCPVEGMISPSKVAHVAKCLCDMGCSEISLGDTIGVGTPGTVIPMLEAVMDVIPVDKLAVHFHDTYGQALSNILASLQLGITTVDSSVSGLGGCPYAKGASGNVATEDVVYMLNGLGVKTNVDLQKVMLAGSFICNHLGRPSGSKTAIALSKIKAHSSKL, encoded by the exons ATGACTCGGAATCCTCTGCAATTTGATAATGGTCGACAGAATTGGCATTTGTCTAGGCATCCATATAGTTCCCAATCATATGACGCACCTAAATCGGGTTTTTCGGATAAG GTTTTAAAAGACATCCCAGAATATGTGAAAATAGTTGAAGTGGGCCCGAGGGATGGATTACAAAATGAGAAGGATGTTGTGCCAACTGCGGTAAAGGTTGAGTTGATTAGAAAGCTAGTTTCTTCAGGCTTGCCTGTTGTTGAGGCCACAAGTTTTGTGTCACCAAAATGGGTACCACAG CTAGCCGACGCAAAGGATGTGATGACGGCAATTAGGTACTTTGAACATGCTCGATTTCCTGTATTAATTCCTAATTTGAAA GGTTTTGAAGCAGCTGTTGCTGCCGGGGCAAAAGAAGTTGCCATCTTTGCATCAGCCTCGGAATCATTTTCTAAGTCAAATATCAATTGCAGCATTGAAGATAGTCTGGTTCGTTACAGTGATGTCGCACTTGCTGCCAGAAAACTTTCAATTCCTATTCGTGG ATATATATCATGCGTTGTGGGGTGTCCAGTGGAGGGAATGATATCTCCATCAAAAGTTGCTCATGTGGCTAAATGTCTCTGTGATATGGGTTGCTCAGAAATTTCTCTAGGTGATACAATTGGTGTGGGTACTCCAG GTACTGTCATTCCAATGCTTGAAGCTGTTATGGATGTTATACCTGTTGATAAGCTTGCTGTTCACTTTCATGACACTTATGGGCAAGCTCTTTCAAATATTCTAGCATCGCTTCAA CTGGGGATTACCACCGTTGATTCATCAGTTTCTGGACTTGGGGGTTGCCCATATGCTAAAGGGGCCTCTGGTAATGTTGCTACTGAAGATGTTGTTTACATGCTAAATGGTCTTGGAGTAAAGACCAACGTCGATCTCCAGAAAGTAATGTTAGCTGGGAGTTTCATCTGCAACCATTTGGGACGCCCATCTGGCTCTAAGACAGCAATTGCCTTGAGTAAAATCAAAGCTCATTCCTCCAAACTTTAA